Within Exiguobacterium sp. BMC-KP, the genomic segment GATGGAGTGTCGAAGAAGGAGTTCGCCCGCCTCGTCGAACAGATCCGGAAGGAACTCGAGGCCTATGAGTCACGACTCTGACTTCCGGGACCTGCCGCTGAAGCCGTCCTATTACACATCCGAGCATCAAATCGGCAAGGACTTCTACACGCCTGTCCTCGGACAGGCGGTCATCTATGACCGTGTCAGCGGCTACTTCAGCTCGAAGGCGTTGGCCTCCTATGCTCAGGGCGTCAAGGGGCTGATCCGCAACGGCGGTCGGATGCGACTCATCGTCTCGGAGGAGCTGAGCGAGGAGGACGTCCTGCTGATACGACAAGGCTATGCCCTGCGGGAGCAGACCGTCGACGCCCTGCTCGGGCGCCTCGACGAACGTCTCGACGACCAGGAGATGATGGACTATTGCAACCTCGCCCATCTGATCGCGAGCGGCGTCGTCGACATCCGCATCGGCTTCAAGTCGTCCGGCCTGTTCCACTCGAAGTTCGGCCTCGTCGAGGACATGTCCGGGAACGTCATCTACTTCACTGGCTCGAACAATGAGACGAGCGCCGCCATCCAGAACAACTTCGAGTCCTTCGACATCACGACGACATGGCTCTCCTCTTCCTTCGACGTCGAGAAAATCCATCGCGCGCGCCGCGAGTTTGATCTCCTATGGGCGGACCGGATGCGGGAGGAGAACATCTACGTCAAGCAAATCGAGGAACTCATCATCAAGAAGATACTGACATACGACAAGGGGACGATCATATTGGACAAGGAGATGCTGCGGGAGGACGCGATGATCCTCACGATCGACGACGGAAGATTCGTCATACACGATAACGTACAACCCGGAAAGCTGAAGGCGAACGAACTGACGATCGTCACGAAACTGAAGCCTTACTATTCAGGGGAGGGGTATCCCCACTTCCGTAAGGATTTGACATACGTCGAGATCCGGAAGGTCATCGAGCTCTTCGAGAAACTGGGACGTCGGCGTGACTTCGAAGTCGTGGTGACGCGAGCGCTGGAGGAACATCTCGAGCGACAGACCTATCTCATCGAGGAGCGGTCGAACTATGCGACGCTACTGAAGACGCAAGACGACCGGATCGAGGATAAATATGCCCGTTTCGCCTCGATCGTCGACCGAGAGCTCCACCGGGAGCTCCGTGACAAGCAGATGCGGTCCGCCTTCTACATGGCAGAGATGCATCGGGCGGCGAACTTCTCCGTTCCGGGGGCAGGGAAGACCTCGATGGTCTATGGGACGTTCGCGTACCTCTCGGCCCCGGAAGTCGACCGGGTCGACAAGGTCATCATGATCGGACCGAAGAACACCTTCCTCGCCTGGAAGGACGAGTATGCGGAGAACTTCGGTGCGAAGCGAGAGCTGCGTCTGCTCAACATCCACGACGCGGACGACCCGATCCGGCAACTCCGACTAGGGGGAGACTCGTTCGACCTGATTCTCGTCAACTACGAGTCGCTCGGACGATTCGAGGGCGTCCTCGGCGACGTCATCGACGGACGCACGATGCTCGTGTTCGACGAGGTCCATAAGATCAAGGGGATGGCGAGCAAGCGTGCCCAGGTCGCGAAGCGTCTCTCGACCCTGACGCCCTACAAATACGTCCTGACCGGTACGCCGATCCCGAACACCTACGAGGACGTCTATAACTTCCTGAACATCCTGTACGGCGAGGACTATAAGAGCTTCTTCAACTTCAAGCCGAGCGAACTGAAGAATCCTTCCGCGACCCGCGTAGAGGAGATCAACGCGAAGCTGTTGCCGTTCTTCTGGCGGACGACGAAGCACGAGCTGCAGGTACCGCCCGCGGAGCCGGACATCCAGTACCACGTGGAGGCGGATGAGTCCGAGCAGGCGATCATCGACCTCGTCCATCGCAAGTACATGGGGAACCCGTTCAGCATGTACATCCGGCTACTGCAGGCATCGACCTGCCCCGAACTCTTGTTGCGGGCACTCGACTTCCAGGAGATGTATGGGGAGGAAGAGGCATCCGGGTTGCTCTTCGTGGGACAGGAGGACACCCCTCCCGTCACGCTCGACCGTTCGGAGGTCGAATTGTTGCGCCGCGTGCCGACGACGCAGAAGTTCCGTGCCGGGGTGGAGCTCGTCTCCGACCTACATGACGAGGGCAAGACGGCCGTCGTCTGGTGCATGTTCGTCCACACGATTGACGCGTTCCGGACGGAGCTGCTCGCTAGAGGCATCAAGGTGGAGGCCATCTATGGTAGCACGCCACTCGAGGAGCGCGAACGAATCATCAAGACGTTCCAGGCCGGGGATCTCGACGTCATCGTCACGAACCCGCACACGCTCGCCGAGTCGGTATCGCTGCACCATGTCTGTCATGACGCGGTCTATCTGGAGTACTCGTTCAACCTGACGCACATGCTGCAGTCCCGGGACCGCATCCATCGTCTCGGACTCCCGCAAGGCCAATATACGCGTTATCACTACATGATGATGCAGGGACAACCGGAGGGGCATGGGATGGTCGACGAGAAGATCTATGACCGTCTCAAGCTGAAGGAACAGCGCATGATCGACGCGATCGAGAACGGTGAGCTCCGTCCGGATCCGACCGTCGACTATGACGAAATCGTCTCGCTGTTCGACTGAGGCTCTCGATCATAAGGATGGTCCTTGATAAAATCAGGTACCTGTAGGATTGGGGAGGTAGGGTTTCGCGACGAGTCACGGGATCCTACCTCTTCTTTGTGTTTCGGAGAGCGCTGTTTGTTTAGATATATCAAGAGGCCGATGAGCTCAGTATCATCGGTTTCTTCGGAAGGGGTAGGGAAATGTCCTACATATCGTTGCTTTTCGCATTTCTATTCGCTACGACGCTCCATGAGCTCGGACATGTCATCGGAGCGAGAATCGCGGGGATTGAAGTCTCTACGTTCTCGATCGGGTTCGGTCCCGTCCTCTTCAGGACGTCGCGCCGTGGCGTCACCTATCAAATCTGCATGATTCCTCTCGGGGGATATGTCATACCCTCGGGGTCCACGATCAACCGGACGAGACGCATCGTCTTCCTCGCGGCCGGATTGCTCACGAGCATCATCCTCGTCCCGGTCGGCTGTCTTTCTCTTCTTCGGGTGACTGATCCGGGCAGCTCGTTCGTATCTGGCTTGGACGGATTGGTCGCTCCTTGGCTGGAGAATCCCTTACGTTTCCTATATGACAGCCTATCCCTCTTGCTGGTGGATGGCCCCTCGACGTCCGCCTCGGTGATCGAGTCGCTTGCG encodes:
- a CDS encoding SNF2-related protein, with the translated sequence MSHDSDFRDLPLKPSYYTSEHQIGKDFYTPVLGQAVIYDRVSGYFSSKALASYAQGVKGLIRNGGRMRLIVSEELSEEDVLLIRQGYALREQTVDALLGRLDERLDDQEMMDYCNLAHLIASGVVDIRIGFKSSGLFHSKFGLVEDMSGNVIYFTGSNNETSAAIQNNFESFDITTTWLSSSFDVEKIHRARREFDLLWADRMREENIYVKQIEELIIKKILTYDKGTIILDKEMLREDAMILTIDDGRFVIHDNVQPGKLKANELTIVTKLKPYYSGEGYPHFRKDLTYVEIRKVIELFEKLGRRRDFEVVVTRALEEHLERQTYLIEERSNYATLLKTQDDRIEDKYARFASIVDRELHRELRDKQMRSAFYMAEMHRAANFSVPGAGKTSMVYGTFAYLSAPEVDRVDKVIMIGPKNTFLAWKDEYAENFGAKRELRLLNIHDADDPIRQLRLGGDSFDLILVNYESLGRFEGVLGDVIDGRTMLVFDEVHKIKGMASKRAQVAKRLSTLTPYKYVLTGTPIPNTYEDVYNFLNILYGEDYKSFFNFKPSELKNPSATRVEEINAKLLPFFWRTTKHELQVPPAEPDIQYHVEADESEQAIIDLVHRKYMGNPFSMYIRLLQASTCPELLLRALDFQEMYGEEEASGLLFVGQEDTPPVTLDRSEVELLRRVPTTQKFRAGVELVSDLHDEGKTAVVWCMFVHTIDAFRTELLARGIKVEAIYGSTPLEERERIIKTFQAGDLDVIVTNPHTLAESVSLHHVCHDAVYLEYSFNLTHMLQSRDRIHRLGLPQGQYTRYHYMMMQGQPEGHGMVDEKIYDRLKLKEQRMIDAIENGELRPDPTVDYDEIVSLFD
- a CDS encoding site-2 protease family protein, which produces MSYISLLFAFLFATTLHELGHVIGARIAGIEVSTFSIGFGPVLFRTSRRGVTYQICMIPLGGYVIPSGSTINRTRRIVFLAAGLLTSIILVPVGCLSLLRVTDPGSSFVSGLDGLVAPWLENPLRFLYDSLSLLLVDGPSTSASVIESLAAASLFLGLANCLPLLMLDGGQILFLLLEGWFPSIRKNEQVLFLISYCILALLIAGPLLFALVQEIRTTYPILLIGFFVLYRVIRLTPGLSFRVKK